The Mesorhizobium loti DNA segment AGGCAGCGCATGCAGTCGATCCTTATGGAAGTGATGCCGCGCGGTAGGGCCGAGAACGTGGCGGCGACGCTGTTGATGCTGATCGAAGGCGCGACCCTGATGGCGCAGATGGGGCAGGCGGAGACCGCCCTTCGTGAAGCCCGCAAGACCGCCCTGGACATCATCGCCGCCTCGCGCAGGCCTCAATGAGCCCGCTGGTCATCAGCCTCGCGCTCTTCGCGGCGATCCTGCACGCAAGCTGGAATGCTTTCCTGCGAACCGGCGCCGACAGGTTGTGGACTGTCACCGTCATGAGCTTCTCCAGCACGGCGCTGGCCATTCCGCTGGCCATCTTCAACGGTTTTCCGGCCACATCGGCCTGGCTCTATGTCGGGCTCTCGGCGTGCCTGCAGGTCGGCTACAGCGTGTTCCTGGTGGCGGCCTACAGATATGGCGAGTTGGGGCAGGTCTATCCGATCGTTCGCGGCAGCGTGCCTCTGCTCGTCACCCTTGGCGGCTTCCTGCTCGCCGGCCAGCAGCTCACCGTTCTGGAGACCGTCGGCGTTGCTCTGGTCGGTGGCGGCATCATGGGTCTTTCGCTCGGACGCGGAAGAGCGGCCACGACATCGATCCTTTATGCGCTGGCAACAGGAGCAATCATCGCCGCCTATGCGACGGTCGATGCGATCGGCGTTCGTGCGGCAGGCAATGTCGGCGCCTACACAGCCTGGGTTCTGCTGGCCTATGGCGTCTTGCTGCCGGCGACCTACGTCGCCTGCCGCGGCCGGCTCGCTGTCGACCCGCGGGCGCCGGAGACCTGGAAGGCACTGGGCGGCGGCCTGTTCGCGCTGCTGGCCTATGGCGCCGTGGTGGCGGCCTTCGCGCTCGGGCCTGCCGGTCCGATCACCGCGATCCGCGAGACCAGCGTCGTCTTCGCGGCCTTCATTGGACGGCTGTTTCTCGGCGAGACGCTGACGCCGCGACGGGTCGGCGCCTGCGCCGTCGTCGCGCTCGGCGCCATCTGTCTCGGCTATCAGTCGTGACGGAAATGCATGCGCCTGCCGGCACGCGTGCCGCCACCATCGACAATGGTCTGCTTGCCATACTCGCGGTTGCCGCGGGCCTGACCGTCGCCAACAATTACTACAACCAGGCGATGCTCGGCCTGCTGGCGCATCAGTTCGCTCTGTCCGCCGGCGCGGTCTCGGCACTTCCCGTCGTGACGCAACTCGGCAACGTCGCTGGCATCCTATTTCTGGCGCCGCTGGGCGACCGGCTCGAGCGGCGCTCCCTCATCCTGGCGACGACGGCGGCGCTGGTCGTCGCGCTTGTCGGTGCCGCACTGGCGCCCAGTTTTCCCTGGCTGGTCGTCGCCGGCATCGGCATTGGTCTCTTCGCCACGGTGACACAGCAGATCGTGCCGCTCGCCGTGCATCTGGCGGCACCGCATGAGCGCGGCCGCGTGCTTGGCATCGTCACCGGCGGCATTCTCGTCGGCATCCTGCTTGCCCGCACCGTCAGCGGCCTCATCTCGGATATCTGGGGATGGCAGGCCGTCTTCGCGGCCGCCGCCGCATTGATGCTTGCCACCGGCGCGGCACTCGCCTGGCGCTTGCCGCGTGTCGAGCCGGTCACCGATCTGAGTTATGGCAGGCTGCTCGGCTCGCTGTGGACGCTGCTGCGCACGCACCGCCTCCTGCGTCAGGCGATCGTCGTGCAAGCGCTGATCTTCGCGGCCTTCATCGGCTTCTGGTCGACTCTCGCTCTGGCCTTTGACGCCGCCCCCTATCATTTCGGCGCCACGGCTGTCGGCCTGATGGCGCTGGTCGGCGTCGCCGGCGCGCTTGCGGCTCCGCTCACCGGCCGCTTCGCCGACAAGCGCGGACCCGATGTCATCGTCTCGATCGGCGCCGGCCTGGTGGTCGCCGCCTTCGCCATCCTTGGCCTGTTCCAGGGATCGCTGGCGGCCATAATCGTCGCTGTGCTGATTCTCGATCTTGCCGTGCAGTCTTCGCAGGTCGCCAACCAGGCGCGCATCCATGCCCTCGATCCGGCCGCCCGCAGCCGCCTGAACACCATCTTCATGACGACGATGATTCTTGGTGGCGCTTGCGGCTCGGGTTTTGCGGGACTTGCCTATTCGGCGAGGGGGTGGAGCGGCACCTGCCTGTTCGGCGCAGCATCCGCCGCGGCTGCACTGCTGGTGTCACGAAGGTCCTGAACTTTCGGGCTATCGCCGGCAGGCAAATCGGCTAACCTGAGCACCCGAGAGCAACGCATCACTTTCGGGAACCTTCATGGACCTTGCCACCATCCTTGCCTTCGCGGCCGCCTTCTTCGTCTTCGCCGCCAGGCCTGGCCCCGATAACATGACGATCGTCGCCCGCACGATCTCCAGCGGCGCAGCGTCGGGCATCGCCTACGGCGCCGGCACCGTGGTCGGCATCCTCATCTTCCTGACGCTCGCAGCCTTCGGCCTGTCGATCATCGCCGCCAAGATGGCAATCGTCATGACGGTGCTTCGCTACGGCGGAGCAGCCTATCTGATCTGGATGGGCATCAGGCTCTGGACGGCCGTGCCCGTCGTGCCGGAGCTGCAGCCCGTCTCCGGGCGGCGCGGGCTGCTGACGATCTTCGCCACGGGTGTCGCGCTCAATCTCGGCAATCCGAAAATGCCGCTGTTCTATATGGCGCTGTTGCCCAACGTCGTCGGAGCCTCGCTCACATCAGCACATCTCGGCATCCTGGTTGCGGTGATCCTGGCCGTCGAGATCGTGGTGATCGGCGGGCATGTCCTCCTCGCCGGCCGCGCCCGCAATCTGTTGCGCACGCCCAGGATCGTGCGCCGGGTCAACCGCGCTGCAGGCGGCGTGATGATCGGGGCCGGTGTTGCCGTGGTCGCCACGCGCTAAAAACAATTCCAGGAAAAGTGTGTAGCGGTTTTCCCGGGGAATTGCGCCAAACGAAGCGCCTGAGAGCGTTCGCTCGATCGCAGTGCTATTTCCTGCGTCGCGCGGGCTCGGCCATGTCGATGAGCTTGCGAAGATAGGCGATGTGGCCGCGAAAGGCCCGCCGCCCAATCGTTGTTGCCTTGACCCGGGTCTGCGGGCGCCGCCCGACGAAAAGCTTCTCGACATCGACATAGCCCGCTCTGGCCAGCGTATCGATGTGCGCCCCGAGATTTCCATCAGTGGTTTCGATCATGGCCTTCAACTGGCTGAATTCCAGCGCCTCGCGCCTTTCCAGCGTGTTCAGGACGGCCATGATCCTGAGCCTTGTGCCCTGGTGGATGATGTCGTCGGCGCTCATCGATGGGCTCCAATGCGGCAAAGCCTTGGGCCATCGCCATGGGGCTCGGCAACCGCGGCAGCGGTAGCTCTTGTGCAGAATACTCTGCCACACAGAGTATTCTGTCAACATGTCAGCAGTCGACGGAAGCGTGCTTGACAAGGTGATCTTCAGATCGGTCGTCGCGTCAGGTTCGTGATCCGCATGGACCGTTCGCCTGCAGAAGATGATCGCCACGATGAGGTGGCATGTCGTGATATTCGCGGCCGAAGATCATGCGTGAAGCTGCTCGCTAATCTTCGCAGCGTCATGATGGCTTCGCATCGAGAATGCCGACGTGAAATTGCCGACCACATCAGAAGATCAGCAGCGGATTTTTGCGGTGATGAGTGCGATCGTGTGTCGATCTCAACCAAAATTTAAGCTGAGAAAATCATACCATTGCTTCGCTGGCTAGCGAGCCGCGAGTCAGATATGCATTGCGCGCCGGGGTCATTCACGGCCATCGGCATAACGTGAAGGGGCATGACATGGCTAAGCAGTCATCTAAAGCGCCGGCATCCAAGGCACCGGCAAAGAAAGCACCCGCAAAAGCAGTCGCGGCGAAGGCCGCAACAGCAGTGAAGAAAGCAGCGCCTGCGAAGGCGGCGGCAAAGCCCGCAGCGAAGGCAGCACCGGCCAAGAAGCCGGCGGCGGCCAAGGCTGTGGCGAAGCCCGCCGTGAAGAAGGCAGCGCCCGCCAAGGCAGCGGCAAAGCCGGCGGCCAAGGCAGCACCGGCGAAGAAGCCTGCAGCCAAGGCAGCGGCAAAACCCGCGGCCAAGAAGGCAGCGCCCGCCAAGGCTGCGGCAAAGCCCGCCGCGAAGGCAGCGGCAAAGCCGGCAGCAAAGCCAGCCGCGAAAGCAGCAGCGGCTGCGACCAAGCCTGCGGTGAAGAAAGCCGCCGCGCCGAAGGCCAAGGCAGCGCCTGCGAAGGCGAAGGCTCCGGCCAAGAAGTAGACCGGTCGTTGGGGCGTCGCGCGTCCTCCGGGACTCGGCAAGGACGCTCTGACGCACTGGATCGAAACAGTCCGGCAGCGGGTTCAGCCCGGAGGGCTGAACATCGGGATGGACCGAGGGGCAAGCAAAGCGAGGCGCCGATTGGCTGCCTCGCTCGCCCTTTGAATTGTCTCCTTGCCGCGGTTGGCGAAGGCCCCGGCGCAATGCCTGGGGTTGGTGCGATACGAATGCAGGTTTGAAATCCCGTCAGCCTGCGGTTGTCGTTTGCTCGTATTTTCCAGCGTACCAGTCTGTAGGCTTGTCCGTGATATCTGGAGCGGAAACCGCAACCGGTTTCTGGCTGTTGTTTTTCTGCGCTCTGGCGGTTGATCGCAAGCGCCTGTCCAGTCAACACTGGACGCCTGCAAACAGGAAACCGATCCATGCCGAAGCTGCTCTACGCATCCACCTCTCCCTACAGCTCGAAGGTGAGGATGGCCGCGGCCTATGCTGGGATCGCGATGGATCTGTTGCCGGTCAAGACGGAGGACAAACCGGCCGAGTTGATCGGCGCCAATCCGCTCGGAAAGATACCGGTGCTGGTGCTCGACGATGGCCGCTCGATTCACGACAGCCGCGCCATCACCCAGCACCTCAACCGGATTTCGAAGAACGCGTTGTTCCCACGCAATCCCGACAAGCGGCTGGAAGCGGAAGTGCTGGAGGCGCTGGCCGACGGTATCTGCGATTGCGCGCTGTCGATGGTCTATGAGCGCCGCACCCGGCCTGAGGAAATGGTCTATCAGCCCTGGCTCGACCGGCAATGGGCCAAGAT contains these protein-coding regions:
- a CDS encoding glutathione S-transferase domain-containing protein — translated: MPKLLYASTSPYSSKVRMAAAYAGIAMDLLPVKTEDKPAELIGANPLGKIPVLVLDDGRSIHDSRAITQHLNRISKNALFPRNPDKRLEAEVLEALADGICDCALSMVYERRTRPEEMVYQPWLDRQWAKITAALDLLNANPPKLPKKITVGQMALRACLGYLSLRFAGKWEKGRGRLTRWAARFDEKFPELKPAVPG
- a CDS encoding transporter, with the protein product MSPLVISLALFAAILHASWNAFLRTGADRLWTVTVMSFSSTALAIPLAIFNGFPATSAWLYVGLSACLQVGYSVFLVAAYRYGELGQVYPIVRGSVPLLVTLGGFLLAGQQLTVLETVGVALVGGGIMGLSLGRGRAATTSILYALATGAIIAAYATVDAIGVRAAGNVGAYTAWVLLAYGVLLPATYVACRGRLAVDPRAPETWKALGGGLFALLAYGAVVAAFALGPAGPITAIRETSVVFAAFIGRLFLGETLTPRRVGACAVVALGAICLGYQS
- a CDS encoding major facilitator superfamily protein; its protein translation is MHAPAGTRAATIDNGLLAILAVAAGLTVANNYYNQAMLGLLAHQFALSAGAVSALPVVTQLGNVAGILFLAPLGDRLERRSLILATTAALVVALVGAALAPSFPWLVVAGIGIGLFATVTQQIVPLAVHLAAPHERGRVLGIVTGGILVGILLARTVSGLISDIWGWQAVFAAAAALMLATGAALAWRLPRVEPVTDLSYGRLLGSLWTLLRTHRLLRQAIVVQALIFAAFIGFWSTLALAFDAAPYHFGATAVGLMALVGVAGALAAPLTGRFADKRGPDVIVSIGAGLVVAAFAILGLFQGSLAAIIVAVLILDLAVQSSQVANQARIHALDPAARSRLNTIFMTTMILGGACGSGFAGLAYSARGWSGTCLFGAASAAAALLVSRRS
- a CDS encoding lysine exporter protein LysE/YggA codes for the protein MDLATILAFAAAFFVFAARPGPDNMTIVARTISSGAASGIAYGAGTVVGILIFLTLAAFGLSIIAAKMAIVMTVLRYGGAAYLIWMGIRLWTAVPVVPELQPVSGRRGLLTIFATGVALNLGNPKMPLFYMALLPNVVGASLTSAHLGILVAVILAVEIVVIGGHVLLAGRARNLLRTPRIVRRVNRAAGGVMIGAGVAVVATR
- a CDS encoding Pollen coat oleosin-glycine rich protein encodes the protein MAKQSSKAPASKAPAKKAPAKAVAAKAATAVKKAAPAKAAAKPAAKAAPAKKPAAAKAVAKPAVKKAAPAKAAAKPAAKAAPAKKPAAKAAAKPAAKKAAPAKAAAKPAAKAAAKPAAKPAAKAAAAATKPAVKKAAAPKAKAAPAKAKAPAKK